In Paenibacillus sp. FSL M7-0420, a single genomic region encodes these proteins:
- a CDS encoding N-acetylmuramoyl-L-alanine amidase family protein gives MKKFAFMLLLLLFVVVLPGHGQAAAGQNKIFLDGQELNAGQDVPVENVNNSIMVPLRMIAENLGYKVDWNQTSKTIKIEQQGKTIQLIVDQTAASVDGKTVMMSTAPLLRNGTTLVPIRFIGEQFGLTVKWDNTKKVVDLITPPVSDPNIDPGQSNGDGGTVVVPPGEPSSSLSMINGISFNENRFTIAIDGNAEPKVSKISGPDRIIVDLPNATFSDIFGTGQILDPDLNGNLTVTDYPDVSGIRYSLYSTNPYTVRFVIDLNTPKNYSVEVSGDSSKLIVIDLNAQAPGDTSTQPGNSGRKLVVLDAGHGAKDSGAVGVTGKYEKNFNLAVILKAAALLRQENKIDVVLTRSDDTFLELKERAAMANNLGADLFISVHANSSGSAAASGTETYYQRGDSKALANVMHKYLVQATGLSNRGVRYGNFHVIRETKMPAVLLEVGYLSNKKDEALLFTEALQNNVAASMVSGIKEYLGIQ, from the coding sequence ATGAAGAAATTTGCTTTTATGCTGTTGCTGCTGCTCTTTGTTGTGGTGCTGCCAGGGCATGGACAAGCCGCTGCTGGCCAGAACAAGATCTTCCTGGATGGCCAGGAACTGAATGCAGGACAAGACGTTCCGGTGGAAAATGTAAATAACTCCATCATGGTGCCGCTAAGAATGATCGCTGAGAACCTTGGATACAAGGTGGATTGGAATCAGACAAGCAAGACCATCAAGATTGAACAGCAGGGAAAGACCATTCAGCTGATCGTAGATCAGACTGCGGCATCCGTCGATGGCAAGACGGTAATGATGTCAACGGCCCCTCTCCTGCGGAACGGCACGACGCTCGTACCGATCCGGTTCATTGGTGAGCAGTTCGGACTTACGGTCAAATGGGATAACACGAAGAAGGTTGTAGATCTTATTACCCCGCCCGTTTCCGACCCTAACATTGACCCGGGACAAAGTAATGGAGACGGAGGGACGGTTGTAGTGCCGCCGGGAGAACCCTCAAGCAGCTTGAGCATGATCAACGGCATCAGCTTCAATGAGAACCGGTTCACGATTGCCATAGACGGCAATGCCGAGCCTAAGGTCTCTAAGATCAGCGGTCCGGACCGAATCATCGTTGATCTGCCGAATGCCACGTTCTCGGATATATTCGGAACAGGACAAATACTTGATCCTGACCTGAACGGGAACCTGACAGTTACGGATTATCCGGATGTCTCCGGTATCCGCTATTCGCTGTATAGCACTAATCCTTATACTGTCCGATTTGTAATTGATCTTAATACCCCCAAAAATTATAGCGTAGAGGTATCGGGGGATTCCTCCAAGCTCATTGTCATTGATTTGAACGCACAGGCTCCAGGCGACACTTCAACGCAGCCCGGCAACAGCGGGCGTAAGCTGGTTGTGCTCGATGCCGGACATGGCGCGAAGGATTCAGGGGCTGTAGGCGTTACCGGCAAATATGAAAAGAATTTCAACCTGGCTGTGATTCTGAAGGCGGCTGCACTGCTGAGGCAGGAGAACAAGATTGACGTGGTGCTGACGCGCAGCGATGATACCTTCCTGGAACTGAAGGAAAGGGCGGCAATGGCCAATAACCTCGGTGCAGATTTGTTCATATCCGTTCATGCCAACAGCAGCGGATCAGCGGCTGCGAGCGGAACGGAGACCTACTATCAGCGCGGGGACAGCAAAGCCTTGGCGAATGTGATGCACAAGTATCTTGTGCAGGCGACCGGGCTTAGCAACAGGGGAGTGCGTTACGGCAACTTCCATGTGATACGCGAGACGAAGATGCCTGCGGTACTGCTTGAAGTGGGCTATCTCAGCAATAAGAAAGACGAGGCTCTGCTGTTCACTGAAGCACTGCAGAACAATGTAGCCGCATCGATGGTCAGCGGAATTAAAGAGTATCTCGGGATTCAATAA
- a CDS encoding N-acetylmuramoyl-L-alanine amidase, with the protein MKKAGQRVLLLLLLPLLLLSFAGHKAAAAGTTPGKIVMDSKELALPKGVILENVNGSVMIPIRVVVENLGFEVLWEQSSRKVTVQQDGKSVQLAVGSTTAQADGVNLTLNAAPKQNGGTVLVPIRFVGEQFGLSVGWDNTDKTVYLSGGLTETAPIASDPLPSATPVPSASTEAPPAAVPSPSPTNPPQSGTETLEELDGSVIATPTPPATSPVVKGAVFSENRLIVAAAGGAKATVTRVTGPDRIVVDFAGAAFAPDFSGSFPGVSTGGSPQGKLDVSGYPLVTEIRYALFSTNPPTVRFVIQTTGYQNYQVSTDESTGLVTIDLNATGSETGAPVNPGFTGRPIIALDAGHGGKQSGAVSLTGKLEKTFNLAVILKAGAILTQEGWADVVYTRTSDITLGLQDRVKIAQAANATLFVSLHANSLDVSYPNRSKVNGSETYYSRSESLPLAEIMQKHLVAGTGFKDNGVRSKSLHVTRETRMPAVLLEAGYLTNAGDEAGLYSEQLQNNLAREIVAGIKEYLGL; encoded by the coding sequence ATGAAGAAAGCCGGACAACGGGTGTTGCTTCTACTGCTGCTGCCACTGCTCCTCCTGTCATTCGCCGGCCACAAAGCTGCGGCAGCCGGAACAACCCCCGGTAAGATCGTGATGGACAGCAAGGAGCTTGCACTGCCCAAGGGGGTAATCCTCGAGAATGTGAATGGAAGCGTTATGATTCCGATCCGTGTAGTAGTGGAGAATCTGGGCTTCGAAGTGCTGTGGGAACAGAGCAGCCGCAAGGTAACTGTCCAGCAGGACGGCAAATCCGTACAGCTTGCAGTCGGCAGCACTACCGCACAAGCCGATGGGGTTAACCTGACGCTCAATGCCGCGCCCAAGCAGAACGGCGGGACGGTATTAGTGCCAATCCGCTTTGTCGGCGAGCAATTCGGTCTTAGCGTCGGGTGGGACAATACGGATAAGACGGTGTACTTGAGCGGAGGGTTAACAGAGACAGCGCCAATCGCTTCAGATCCGCTGCCGTCAGCTACTCCGGTTCCATCAGCATCAACAGAAGCACCTCCAGCGGCGGTTCCGAGTCCTTCACCGACCAATCCGCCTCAGAGCGGCACAGAGACTCTGGAGGAATTGGACGGAAGCGTTATAGCTACTCCGACTCCGCCAGCTACATCCCCAGTAGTGAAAGGGGCGGTATTCAGCGAGAACCGGCTGATTGTAGCCGCTGCCGGAGGAGCCAAGGCTACGGTTACGAGAGTTACCGGACCCGACCGGATTGTAGTGGATTTTGCCGGAGCGGCATTTGCCCCTGATTTCAGCGGGAGCTTCCCGGGCGTATCTACTGGAGGAAGTCCGCAGGGCAAGCTGGATGTGAGCGGCTACCCGCTTGTAACTGAAATACGTTATGCATTGTTCAGTACGAATCCCCCGACGGTCAGGTTCGTAATCCAGACTACGGGCTACCAGAATTATCAGGTAAGTACAGATGAGAGTACAGGACTAGTCACAATCGATCTCAATGCAACGGGCAGCGAAACGGGGGCACCCGTGAATCCGGGATTCACCGGAAGACCGATTATTGCGCTTGATGCCGGACACGGGGGGAAGCAATCGGGTGCGGTTAGTCTTACAGGCAAGCTGGAAAAGACCTTCAATCTCGCGGTCATCCTGAAAGCCGGAGCTATTCTGACGCAGGAAGGCTGGGCTGATGTCGTATACACCCGTACATCGGATATTACATTGGGTCTTCAGGATCGTGTGAAGATTGCCCAAGCGGCGAATGCTACGCTGTTCGTATCCCTTCATGCGAATTCACTGGATGTATCCTATCCGAACCGGAGCAAAGTTAACGGAAGTGAGACGTACTATAGCCGCAGTGAGAGCCTGCCGCTTGCCGAAATTATGCAAAAGCATCTGGTAGCGGGAACCGGCTTCAAAGACAACGGCGTCCGCTCGAAGAGTCTGCATGTTACCCGGGAGACCCGGATGCCTGCGGTTCTGCTGGAGGCGGGGTATCTGACCAATGCGGGGGATGAAGCAGGCCTGTATAGTGAACAGCTGCAGAATAATCTGGCCCGCGAAATCGTAGCTGGAATTAAGGAATATCTTGGTTTGTAA
- the leuC gene encoding 3-isopropylmalate dehydratase large subunit, translated as MGNKTMFEKIWDNHVIHQEEGKPSIIYIDLHLVHEVTSPQAFEGLRLSGRKVRRPGLTFATMDHNVPTKDRYNITDPISKQQIDTLSQNCRDFGVRLFDLNDIDQGVVHVMGPEIGLTHPGKTIVCGDSHTSTHGAFGALAFGIGTSEVEHVLATQCLQQSKAKTMEVRFTGKRNPGVTAKDMILGVIAKYGTDFATGYVIEYTGEAIRELSMEERMTVCNMSIEGGARAGLIAPDETTFNYLRGRQYVPQGEAYDAAVETWKGLVSDEGAQYDTVVEFDVETLIPQVTWGTSPGMGTDINSTVPNPADFTTENERKAAEKALEYMDLAPGTPISEIGIDYVFIGSCTNGRIEDLRAAAEVAKGYKVSDKVTAIVVPGSGRVKMQAEKEGLDKVFTEAGFEWREAGCSMCLAMNPDVLQPGQRCASTSNRNFEGRQGRGGRTHLVSPAMAAAAAIKGRFTDVRDWNYKTEAVNS; from the coding sequence ATGGGCAACAAGACAATGTTTGAGAAGATTTGGGATAATCACGTTATTCATCAGGAAGAAGGCAAGCCGAGCATTATTTATATCGATTTGCATCTCGTTCATGAGGTTACTTCTCCGCAGGCGTTTGAAGGGCTGCGTCTGAGCGGCCGTAAAGTCCGCCGTCCGGGACTTACCTTTGCGACAATGGATCATAACGTGCCTACCAAGGACCGTTACAATATTACCGATCCGATCTCCAAGCAGCAGATTGATACGCTCTCGCAGAACTGCCGTGATTTCGGCGTAAGATTGTTTGACCTGAATGATATTGACCAAGGTGTCGTTCACGTCATGGGACCTGAGATTGGACTGACCCATCCCGGCAAGACGATTGTCTGCGGGGACAGCCATACCTCCACACACGGAGCCTTCGGTGCACTGGCCTTCGGGATCGGCACCAGCGAAGTGGAGCATGTGCTTGCCACCCAGTGTCTGCAGCAATCCAAGGCCAAGACCATGGAAGTGCGCTTCACCGGCAAACGTAATCCGGGTGTGACTGCCAAAGACATGATTCTCGGCGTAATTGCCAAATACGGAACGGACTTTGCAACTGGCTATGTTATCGAATATACCGGCGAAGCTATCCGTGAGCTGTCGATGGAAGAGCGCATGACCGTCTGCAACATGTCGATTGAAGGCGGAGCAAGAGCGGGCCTGATCGCACCGGACGAGACAACCTTCAACTATCTGCGCGGACGTCAATATGTGCCGCAGGGTGAAGCGTACGATGCCGCCGTTGAGACCTGGAAGGGCCTTGTTAGTGATGAAGGCGCCCAGTATGATACTGTGGTCGAATTCGATGTAGAAACACTGATCCCGCAGGTTACCTGGGGAACTAGCCCTGGTATGGGAACGGATATCAACTCCACCGTACCTAACCCTGCTGATTTCACTACCGAGAATGAACGCAAAGCAGCCGAGAAGGCGCTTGAATATATGGATCTGGCTCCCGGTACACCGATCTCCGAGATCGGAATTGATTATGTTTTCATCGGCTCCTGCACCAACGGCCGGATTGAGGATCTGCGCGCTGCAGCTGAAGTAGCCAAAGGCTATAAGGTATCTGACAAAGTTACAGCTATTGTTGTGCCAGGCTCCGGGCGCGTGAAGATGCAGGCCGAGAAGGAAGGTCTGGACAAAGTCTTCACCGAAGCTGGATTCGAATGGCGTGAAGCCGGCTGCAGTATGTGCCTGGCGATGAATCCGGATGTTCTGCAGCCGGGCCAGCGCTGCGCTTCTACTTCTAACCGTAACTTCGAAGGACGTCAGGGACGCGGCGGACGCACGCATCTGGTCTCTCCTGCCATGGCGGCTGCGGCAGCCATCAAAGGACGCTTCACGGATGTGCGTGACTGGAACTACAAGACGGAAGCCGTCAACTCATAG
- a CDS encoding GerMN domain-containing protein — MNKKLTYAGIAALLLLVISGCGDKPTAAPADASGQDSTSVSSGAEGNNAGNDSPASPASSTATPAATSTPEPAATVTPAATEAPAVPEKQSLKIKTYYTDLQQNDLVPADVSITFKDAVEKYTEAFKTLQKSDNADQIPLWNKIELKSLEFSNGQIVMDIHKPDEAQLGAGGEALAIGALSQMFFQFDEVKNIDVLVDGEQVESLMGHVDLVHPITRENNGL; from the coding sequence ATGAACAAGAAATTGACATATGCAGGGATCGCTGCGCTGCTGCTTCTCGTAATTTCGGGCTGCGGCGATAAACCTACTGCTGCACCGGCCGATGCGTCCGGTCAGGATTCAACCTCGGTATCCAGCGGCGCTGAAGGAAACAATGCCGGGAATGACAGTCCCGCTAGTCCTGCTAGTTCCACTGCCACACCGGCAGCTACAAGCACGCCTGAGCCTGCAGCAACGGTCACTCCGGCAGCTACGGAGGCACCGGCAGTGCCTGAGAAGCAGAGCCTTAAGATCAAGACGTATTATACAGACCTGCAACAGAACGACTTGGTTCCTGCTGATGTCTCCATCACCTTCAAGGATGCGGTGGAGAAATATACGGAAGCCTTCAAAACACTCCAGAAGAGCGATAATGCTGACCAGATTCCGCTGTGGAACAAGATTGAACTGAAATCACTTGAGTTCTCCAATGGACAGATTGTGATGGATATTCATAAGCCGGACGAGGCACAGCTTGGCGCAGGCGGCGAGGCTCTGGCAATCGGGGCATTGTCCCAGATGTTCTTCCAGTTCGATGAAGTGAAGAATATCGATGTGCTGGTAGACGGAGAACAGGTGGAGAGTCTGATGGGGCATGTGGATCTTGTACATCCCATCACCCGCGAGAACAACGGATTGTAG
- the leuD gene encoding 3-isopropylmalate dehydratase small subunit, whose product MEEFKKLTGIVAPVDRVNVDTDAIIPKQFLKRIERTGFGQFLFYEWRFDEAGNDNPAFEMNKPRYEGASVLISRANFGCGSSREHAPWAIMDYGFRVVIAPSYADIFYNNCFKNGILPIKLSEAQVDDLFSRTAEHEGYTLTVDLENNKLSDEYGLAITFELDEHRRQFLLQGLDDIGLTLQHADEIAAYEERHAAKLFA is encoded by the coding sequence ATGGAAGAATTCAAGAAGTTAACAGGAATTGTAGCCCCGGTAGACCGGGTGAATGTAGATACGGACGCGATCATCCCCAAGCAGTTCCTGAAACGGATCGAGCGCACAGGCTTTGGACAATTTTTATTTTACGAATGGCGTTTTGATGAAGCAGGGAATGACAATCCGGCATTCGAGATGAACAAACCGCGTTATGAGGGAGCCTCTGTGCTGATCTCCCGCGCGAATTTCGGCTGCGGCTCCTCCCGGGAGCATGCGCCTTGGGCCATCATGGATTACGGGTTCAGAGTGGTCATAGCGCCATCCTATGCCGACATTTTCTATAACAACTGCTTCAAGAACGGCATTCTGCCGATCAAGCTCTCAGAGGCCCAGGTAGACGATCTGTTCAGCCGCACAGCAGAGCATGAGGGTTACACGCTTACAGTGGATCTGGAGAACAACAAGCTGAGTGATGAGTATGGTCTGGCCATCACCTTTGAGCTGGATGAGCACCGCCGCCAGTTCCTGCTGCAGGGGCTGGACGATATCGGCCTGACGCTTCAGCATGCTGATGAGATTGCCGCTTATGAAGAGCGTCATGCGGCCAAGCTTTTTGCCTAA